One window from the genome of Pantoea cypripedii encodes:
- a CDS encoding LysR family transcriptional regulator, which produces MLHDLDLRQLEAFAAVISAGSVTAAAKALNRSQPAVSRLIQELEQALGYPLFIRNGPRIHPSEEALQLHQYVQKALLSLQQIRLRAQEIAQQQHRPLSIAATPALAAGLLPQALASLNLQNKVQIISESAEQTAHAVITAEADLGLSSLPLEHHAVDLHWIGQSRCVVALPQDDPLAAQPQLTLACLAGRRLIAPWSPQRLRGRYDKALKKLKVPPHETIETNSSANILACVRAGLGVAILEPVTAWGMPLEGVVIRPLEEEIPYFFGVITPQGRQITAAAQALVEALEQAAQTLLPGFQRLPASEHPRIMRLINQD; this is translated from the coding sequence ATGTTACACGATCTGGATTTACGTCAGCTGGAAGCCTTTGCGGCAGTGATTTCCGCTGGCAGCGTCACGGCAGCGGCAAAAGCGCTGAATCGCTCGCAGCCCGCCGTGTCACGTCTGATTCAGGAACTGGAGCAGGCGCTGGGTTATCCGCTGTTTATCCGCAACGGACCCCGCATCCATCCCTCGGAAGAAGCGCTACAGCTGCACCAGTATGTGCAAAAAGCGCTGCTGTCATTGCAGCAAATCCGCCTGCGCGCTCAGGAAATTGCCCAGCAACAACATCGTCCGCTCAGTATCGCCGCCACGCCTGCGCTGGCTGCTGGCCTGTTGCCACAGGCGCTCGCCAGCCTGAATTTGCAGAACAAGGTGCAGATTATCAGTGAATCTGCTGAACAGACGGCGCACGCGGTGATCACTGCTGAGGCGGACCTCGGTCTGAGTAGCCTGCCACTGGAGCATCACGCCGTGGACCTGCACTGGATCGGGCAGTCGCGTTGTGTGGTGGCGTTACCGCAGGACGATCCTCTGGCAGCACAGCCGCAGTTGACGCTGGCCTGCCTCGCCGGACGCCGACTGATTGCCCCCTGGAGCCCGCAACGGTTACGGGGTCGCTATGATAAAGCATTGAAAAAACTCAAAGTGCCGCCACACGAAACCATCGAGACCAATTCCTCAGCCAATATTCTGGCCTGCGTGCGCGCCGGGTTAGGGGTGGCGATTCTCGAACCGGTGACCGCCTGGGGCATGCCGCTGGAAGGCGTGGTGATTCGCCCGCTGGAAGAAGAGATCCCCTATTTCTTTGGCGTGATTACCCCGCAAGGACGACAGATTACTGCCGCCGCGCAGGCACTGGTGGAGGCGCTGGAACAGGCGGCGCAGACCTTGCTGCCAGGTTTTCAGCGGTTACCCGCCAGCGAACATCCGCGCATTATGCGGCTGATTAATCAGGATTAA
- a CDS encoding OmpA family protein, whose translation MKLKALLLLCIVACAGCQSKRTFTDEQIAAMRKEGFSPNAEGWGLGMSDKILFGINESELTPESKTTINRMATNLAVTGIEHLRIDGHTDNYGTASYNEQLSLKRADAVAAQWATGASLPRTNIETRGLGMKYPVTSNNTAQGRAQNRRVAVVITAP comes from the coding sequence ATGAAACTCAAAGCATTGCTACTCCTCTGCATCGTTGCTTGTGCCGGGTGTCAGTCAAAAAGGACTTTCACCGACGAGCAGATTGCCGCCATGCGTAAAGAGGGATTCAGTCCGAATGCGGAAGGCTGGGGGCTGGGGATGTCGGACAAAATTCTGTTCGGTATCAATGAGTCAGAACTGACCCCGGAAAGTAAAACCACGATCAACCGTATGGCGACCAACCTTGCTGTTACCGGTATTGAACATCTGCGCATTGATGGTCATACCGATAATTACGGCACCGCCAGTTATAACGAACAGCTGTCGCTGAAGCGCGCCGACGCAGTCGCGGCGCAGTGGGCGACAGGGGCATCGCTACCGCGCACTAATATCGAGACGCGCGGGCTGGGAATGAAATATCCTGTGACCAGCAACAACACCGCTCAGGGTCGTGCGCAGAACCGGCGTGTGGCGGTGGTGATTACCGCGCCATAG
- a CDS encoding diguanylate cyclase domain-containing protein → MKFEKIKTEKSSIRNQLRKISTINAAVILLLCWLLLFSTSMLFIKSYEKRNLELIANTLSTSLTAATVFEDSYDAKKKVMLLAEQGMFSAAKLETSEQTVLVDWQDNVENESRFQHLLRNWIYAKPLTVNVTHEDAKVGALTLSGTVTNVADFIEYSIIILSCSMIFVFIISFLVSELLHRGILASFRNITGTIHNVIRSGDFSPRISGSSTKEFQVFSEDLNSLLAEMQTLKASLLRDNKSLAAKALKDPLTGLANRAAFINRLNQLLDQQLAHERFVLLFLDGDRFKSINDTWGHAAGDEVLQSIAARLSGLVTKNDLVARLGGDEFAMLITSHSTEDALQQLTSEIESTIAQKIAISAGVNISTSVTIGYAWSQHGDSVTSILERADMNMYKNKGITKVSG, encoded by the coding sequence ATGAAATTCGAAAAAATAAAAACCGAAAAATCATCTATACGAAATCAGTTACGTAAAATCAGTACCATCAATGCCGCGGTTATTTTGCTGCTGTGTTGGTTATTACTGTTTTCCACGTCGATGCTGTTTATTAAAAGCTATGAAAAAAGAAACCTTGAACTGATTGCCAATACGCTCAGTACCAGCCTGACGGCGGCCACCGTATTTGAAGATAGCTATGATGCGAAGAAAAAAGTCATGCTGCTGGCTGAGCAGGGCATGTTTTCTGCGGCAAAACTGGAGACTTCCGAACAGACGGTGTTAGTTGACTGGCAGGATAATGTGGAAAACGAAAGCCGTTTTCAGCATCTGCTACGTAACTGGATTTACGCCAAACCGCTTACCGTTAATGTCACCCACGAAGATGCCAAAGTGGGGGCGCTGACGCTGTCGGGTACGGTCACCAATGTGGCGGACTTTATTGAATACTCGATCATTATTTTATCCTGTAGCATGATTTTCGTGTTTATTATCTCGTTTCTGGTCAGCGAGTTATTGCACCGTGGCATTCTGGCCTCCTTCAGAAATATCACCGGCACCATTCATAATGTGATTCGCTCCGGTGATTTTTCGCCGCGTATCTCCGGTAGCTCCACCAAAGAATTCCAGGTGTTCTCCGAGGATTTGAATTCACTGCTGGCGGAAATGCAGACCTTAAAAGCGTCACTGCTGCGCGACAATAAATCTCTCGCCGCCAAAGCGCTCAAAGATCCGCTGACCGGGCTGGCAAACCGTGCCGCCTTTATCAACAGACTTAACCAGTTACTCGATCAACAGCTGGCGCACGAGCGTTTTGTGCTGCTGTTTCTGGATGGCGACCGTTTTAAAAGCATCAACGATACCTGGGGACATGCGGCGGGCGATGAAGTGCTGCAAAGCATCGCGGCCAGGTTGTCCGGCCTGGTGACGAAAAACGATCTGGTGGCAAGGCTGGGCGGGGATGAGTTCGCCATGCTGATCACCAGCCACAGCACTGAAGACGCGCTGCAACAGCTTACCAGTGAGATTGAAAGCACCATCGCGCAAAAGATTGCCATCTCTGCTGGCGTGAATATCTCCACCTCAGTGACCATCGGTTATGCCTGGTCGCAGCACGGTGATTCTGTCACCTCAATTCTTGAGCGTGCAGATATGAATATGTACAAAAATAAGGGCATTACAAAGGTATCAGGATGA
- a CDS encoding YfiR family protein has product MSRKEEKCCFVRGIIAFFSLIAIARLFAGVVPLVLLLIAGPVNAADNTRLNDGAANRIVSGIISFTHWPDLKHPPQLCVLPPVSHLSLPQGTEQGFSVVWLASEEALPGQQCDAVYFGAQSPQQQVALLEKLSNRPVLSIAENNPECTIGASFCLISHQDKTVFSVNLDSLARSGVKVSPDVLLLSRKGSQ; this is encoded by the coding sequence ATGTCTCGCAAAGAAGAAAAATGCTGTTTCGTCAGAGGCATAATCGCTTTTTTCTCCCTTATCGCCATTGCCCGATTGTTTGCTGGCGTTGTTCCTCTCGTCTTGCTGCTTATTGCTGGCCCCGTTAATGCTGCCGATAACACACGATTAAACGATGGTGCGGCCAATCGTATTGTCAGTGGCATCATCAGTTTTACCCATTGGCCGGATTTAAAACATCCACCGCAACTTTGCGTACTGCCACCGGTTAGCCATCTTTCTTTACCGCAAGGCACTGAACAGGGTTTTAGCGTGGTATGGCTTGCCAGTGAGGAGGCTTTACCCGGCCAGCAATGTGATGCGGTTTATTTTGGCGCACAGTCGCCGCAGCAACAGGTGGCGCTGCTGGAAAAACTCAGCAACCGGCCGGTGCTGTCCATCGCTGAAAACAATCCGGAATGTACCATCGGTGCATCCTTTTGCCTCATTTCTCATCAGGATAAGACGGTGTTCTCTGTGAATCTTGACTCGCTGGCAAGAAGCGGCGTGAAAGTCAGTCCAGACGTGTTATTACTGTCCCGCAAAGGAAGCCAGTAA